Below is a genomic region from Desulfobacterales bacterium.
CATATAGCTGCGAATATGGGTTTCAGGTTTATTGCCACTTTGATTCATTTCATTTGCGCGCACACGGAAACGGGTTAGCGGCATCTCAAGCACATATATATCGTACTTCATGCACAAACGCACCCACATTTCCAGATCACAGATCTGAGCAAACCTCCGATCGTATAGACCCACCGATTTATAGCAGGATTTCCGTACCATGACACTGGGGTGGCAAAGGCAGTTCCCAAAATAGAAGAAATGCCGCAGCCATTCAAACCTCGTTCTATTGGGCTGATCGAATATTTGTGAATAAACATGGTCGTCTTCTTTAAAAGGATCTCCTTTCTCGTTAATAACCTGTACTCGGGTGAATACAGCGCCAACATCCGAATAGTCATCAATAAATTTAACCTGTTTCTCTAACTTCTCTCTTTCCCAAATATCATCAGAGTGATGAATAGCGATGTACTCACCCGCCGCCACCTCAGATATGGCCTTGTTGATCCCCCATGCACCTCTTTTCTGTTCATCATTATGGAACGCTTTGATTCGCGGATCGGAATATTGCCTGATCAAATGCCAAGAGTTATCCGAAGAAGCATCATCCCAGATGATCAGTTCAAAATCAGTAAAGGTCTGACCAAGAACGCTATCAATCGCTTCATTTAGGTATTTATCATGATTAAATGATGTTAGTATAATAGAAACTTTAGGCAATCGTCCCATCCTGAACAAAAATGTCCAAGGGAGTATTTTTAATCTCTGTTATAATTTGTTTAACAATTTCATCAGGCAATATA
It encodes:
- a CDS encoding glycosyltransferase; this encodes MPKVSIILTSFNHDKYLNEAIDSVLGQTFTDFELIIWDDASSDNSWHLIRQYSDPRIKAFHNDEQKRGAWGINKAISEVAAGEYIAIHHSDDIWEREKLEKQVKFIDDYSDVGAVFTRVQVINEKGDPFKEDDHVYSQIFDQPNRTRFEWLRHFFYFGNCLCHPSVMVRKSCYKSVGLYDRRFAQICDLEMWVRLCMKYDIYVLEMPLTRFRVRANEMNQSGNKPETHIRSYMEFQQVLKNYLKISSVDELRSIFPDIKEIMAPSNNHIPFLVAIYAAEQGGYLHRPFAINTLYELFQDSDAGNILENNYHFSFPDLIKLTGTKDCSRFNEIASLKEEITRIKSTYSWRMTKPFRFFSNIRRHFQK